A single region of the Raphanus sativus cultivar WK10039 chromosome 1, ASM80110v3, whole genome shotgun sequence genome encodes:
- the LOC130509419 gene encoding LOW QUALITY PROTEIN: uncharacterized protein LOC130509419 (The sequence of the model RefSeq protein was modified relative to this genomic sequence to represent the inferred CDS: deleted 1 base in 1 codon): protein MGTFHRSGAPRRSNENAKLIITTIVAMVFGFFIGITLPSVSFTKINLPSGLISSFDLSLSGGGRSPEDFGSRQFPKIFVPTNPHGAELLPPGIIVAESDFYLRRLWGEPSEDLKKKPKYLVTFTVGFEQRNNINAAVKKFSEDFQILLFHYDGRTTEWDQFEWSKKAIHISAKKQTKWWYAKRFLHPDVVSAYEYIFIWDEDLGVEHFNAERYIELVKKHGLEISQPGLEPNNGLTWEMTKRRGDRDVHKETQEKPGWCSDPHLPPCAAFVEIMAPVFSREAWRCVWHMIQNDLVHGWGLDFALRRCVEPAHEKIGVVDSQWIIHQVIPSLGSQGESEKGKTPWQGVRERCRNEWTMFQNRVAEADKEYMEQQKVKE, encoded by the exons ATGGGGACGTTTCACCGGAG cGGTGCTCCGAGAAGAAGTAATGAA AATGCAAAGCTTATCATCACGACAATCGTGGCAATGGTGTTTGGTTTTTTCATCGGTATCACTTTACCATCTGTTTCCTTTACTAAG ATTAACTTACCCTCAGGACTTATATCATCTTTTGATCTGTCCCTCTCTGGTGGCGGCAGATCCCCTGAAGACTTTGGTTCTAGACAGTTTCCTAag ATATTTGTTCCAACCAATCCTCATGGTGCTGAGCTACTCCCTCCTGGTATTATTGTAGCGGAATCAGATTTCTACTTGCGCAGATTATGGGGTGAACCTAGTGAG GAtttgaagaagaaaccaaaataTCTTGTAACGTTTACTGTTGGGTTTGAGCAGAGGAACAATATCAATGCAGCTGTTAAGAAG TTTTCTGAAGATTTCCAGATTTTGCTGTTTCACTATGATGGCCGGACGACTGAGTGGGACCAGTTTGAGTGGTCAAAGAAGGCAATCCATATCAGCGCAAAAAAGCAAACGAAATG gtggTATGCAAAGAGATTTTTGCATCCTGATGTTGTCTCAGCTTAtgagtatatatttatatgggaTGAAGATCTTGGAGTCGAGCATTTCAATGCAGAAAG GTACATTGAGTTAGTTAAGAAGCATGGTTTGGAGATTTCTCAACCAGGCTTAGAGCCAAACAACGGACTTACATGGGAAATGACAAAGAGGAGAGGTGACCGAGATGTCCACAA AGAAACTCAAGAAAAACCAGGATGGTGCAGTGATCCGCATTTACCTCCGTGTGCTGC GTTTGTTGAGATTATGGCTCCGGTATTTTCTAGAGAAGCATGGCGATGTGTCTGGCATATGATTCAG AATGATCTTGTCCATGGATGGGGTCTTGATTTTGCTCTCAGACGATGCGTTGAG CCTGCTCATGAGAAGATTGGTGTAGTAGATTCACAATGGATTATCCATCAAGTGATTCCTTCCCTTGGGAGCCAG GGTGAATCAGAGAAGGGGAAAACACCATGGCAAGGG GTGAGAGAAAGATGCAGAAACGAATGGACGATGTTCCAGAACCGGGTCGCAGAAGCAGATAAAGAGTACATGGAACAACAAAAGGTAAAAGAATAA
- the LOC108862103 gene encoding E3 ubiquitin-protein ligase WAV3-like, with amino-acid sequence MENSNDAMKSNSSSTDASRSSDDATRSDPSDPPPSTPFKNECAICLDEMRKGDGKAIFTAECSHSFHFDCITTNVKHGNRICPLCRTQWKQVPSSFLDNNRTPSRFRIPVPVPVTVVPAEMSFEDDEFLPQEEPQTHADQREGEPLEVKLLPQVSAVAKKPASDFAVLVHLKAGGEVSDSSSSSTTRAPLDLVAVLDVSGSMSGPKLELLKNAVGFVIQNLGETDRLSVVAFSSVARRLFPLKVMSAAGKEEAIRAVDSLVAGGGTNISEGLKIGGRVIADRRCRVPVPVMMLLSDGQDGFGYSHSRSRSGVRDYEYLLPTSSTGRVPVHAFGFGSDHDAELMHAISRVSSGTFSFIETETVIRDAFAQCIGGLLSVVVLEQVVEIECVHEEGLKITSVKSGSYRNSVSSDGRSATISVGDMYAEEERDFLVVLEIPCSQSESMSLVKVRCVYKNPVGRETVRVESGELTIQRPNELTGEEVVSVEVDRQRNRFLVSQAMSEAKVLADGGELSGAVELLRKSERDLAETLSARSGDGLCESLTLELRALQEKMTSERMYQTSGRAYALSSMSSHSAQRATAHYSPTVSGCSPGYSLTSPAYLPTSPAYLPTSPGYCLPQAYQTSAMARMVTRSQELGIQSPQPSPGPAYALSSVSSDSAQRATAPPYSPTSPRYSPTSPAYSPTSPAYSLSSPAYSPGPAGYSIPQAYQTSAVAPMVTRSQELGIQSPGYSPTSPVYSPGPAGYSLSQELGIQSPEPSPAPGGRT; translated from the exons ATGGAGAACTCAAACGATGCGATGAAGTCGAACTCTTCTTCCACCGATGCCTCACGATCATCCGATGACGCGacccgatccgatccgtcagaTCCTCCCCCTTCCACTCCCTTCAAG AATGAATGCGCGATTTGCTTGGATGAGATGAGAAAGGGAGACGGGAAGGCGATATTCACAGCAGAGTGCTCTCACTCGTTCCATTTCGACTGTATCACCACCAACGTGAAACACGGAAACAGGATCTGCCCTCTGTGCAGAACTCAATGGAAACAAGTCCCTTCTTCGTTTCTCGATAATAACCGTACCCCTTCCCGTTTCCGCATCCCTGTCCCCGTCCCTGTCACCGTCGTCCCCGCTGAAATGAGTTTTGAAGATGATGAGTTCTTACCTCAGGAGGAGCCTCAAACTCATGCTGATCAGCGAGAGGGTGAGCCTCTCGAGGTTAAACTCCTCCCACAAGTCTCTGCAGTGGCGAAAAAACCTGCTAGTGATTTTGCCGTTCTTGTTCATCTCAAAGCGGGTGGTGAAGTGAGTGATAGTagctcctcctccaccactCGAGCTCCTTTGGATCTCGTAGCGGTTCTCGACGTGAGCGGTAGCATGTCCGGACCCAAACTGGAGCTCTTGAAGAACGCGGTGGGGTTTGTGATTCAGAATCTCGGCGAGACGGACAGGCTATCCGTGGTTGCTTTCTCCTCCGTTGCTCGTAGGCTGTTTCCTCTCAAGGTGATGTCTGCGGCCGGGAAGGAAGAGGCGATTCGAGCTGTTGACTCCTTGGTCGCTGGAGGTGGGACGAATATCTCCGAGGGGCTTAAGATTGGTGGTAGAGTGATCGCTGACAGGAGATGTAGAGTTCCTGTTCCGGTGATGATGCTTTTGTCCGATGGACAAGACGGGTTCGGTTATTCTCATTCTCGGTCTCGGTCTGGTGTTCGTGATTACGAGTATTTGCTCCCGACGAGTTCTACTGGTCGGGTTCCGGTGCATGCTTTCGGGTTTGGCTCTGATCACGACGCTGAGCTGATGCACGCGATTTCGCGAGTCTCTAGTGGCACGTTCTCGTTTATTGAGACGGAGACTGTGATTCGCGATGCGTTTGCTCAGTGTATTGGAGGGCTTCTCAGCGTTGTTGTTCTTGAACAAGTTGTTGAGATCGAGTGTGTTCATGAGGAGGGACTGAAGATAACCTCTGTTAAATCGGGAAGCTACAGAAACAGCGTGTCGTCTGATGGAAGAAGCGCCACGATCAGTGTCGGCGACATGTACGCAGAAGAAGAGAGGGACTTCCTCGTGGTTCTTGAGATTCCGTGTTCCCAAAGTGAATCCATGTCGCTGGTCAAGGTGCGATGCGTCTACAAAAATCCTGTTGGGAGAGAGACGGTCCGCGTGGAGTCGGGTGAACTAACCATTCAAAGGCCGAATGAGCTAACGGGAGAAGAAGTGGTGTCCGTAGAGGTTGATAGACAGCGAAACAGGTTTCTTGTTTCACAAGCTATGTCCGAGGCGAAGGTTTTAGCGGACGGAGGTGAGCTGAGCGGGGCAGTGGAGCTTCTCAGGAAGAGTGAGAGGGACTTGGCAGAGACGCTTTCGGCAAGGTCGGGTGATGGTCTTTGTGAATCTTTAACCTTGGAGCTGAGAGCGTTACAAGAAAAGATGACGAGCGAGAGGATGTACCAAACGTCAGGTAGAGCATATGCATTGTCTAGCATGAGCTCCCATTCCGCTCAGAGGGCAACGGCTCATTACTCGCCAACGGTGTCAGGATGCTCGCCAGGATACTCGCTAACATCGCCTGCATACTTGCCAACCTCCCCAGCATACTTGCCAACCTCCCCAGGATATTGCTTGCCACAAGCGTATCAGACGTCAGCAATGGCTCGTATGGTGACTCGATCTCAGGAACTAGGGATCCAAAGCCCACAACCTTCCCCTGGTCCAGCATACGCATTGTCTAGCGTGAGCTCTGATTCGGCTCAGAGAGCAACGGCTCCTCCTTACTCGCCAACATCCCCAAGATACTCGCCAACGTCCCCAGCATACTCGCCAACATCCCCAGCATACTCGCTATCGTCCCCAGCATACTCGCCAGGACCAGCAGGATATAGCATACCACAAGCGTATCAGACGTCAGCAGTGGCTCCTATGGTGACTCGGTCTCAAGAACTGGGGATCCAAAGCCCAGGATACTCGCCAACATCCCCAGTATACTCGCCAGGACCAGCAGGATATAGCTTGTCACAAGAACTGGGGATCCAAAGCCCAGAACCTTCCCCTGCTCCAGGAGGCCGAAcctga
- the LOC108843075 gene encoding glucosamine inositolphosphorylceramide transferase 1-like yields MQMNHPISKLALVWLTLLGSVLVSSFAELEFGHCERVVKRWADTSTSGEEDPNKDKRSLKDLLFFLHVPRTGGGTYFHCFLRKLYDHAEECPRSYDKLHFDPRKQKCKLLATHDDYSLMSKLPRERTSVMTIVRDPVARVLSTYEFSVEVAASFLVHPNLTSATRMSGRIRNNNVISPLDIWPWKYLVPWMREDLFARRDARKLKGGVIIEDDNPYDMEEMLMPLHKYLDNPTAHDIIHNGATFQIAGLTNNSHLAEAHEVRHCVQKYKNLGEPVLQVAKRRLDSMLYVGLTEEHRESASLFANVVGSRVLSQVVTSNITSKTTKSEASVTIPESGSDKSEIQNGTSEVASGKIEAKSGNMTVKTLMEVYEGCITHLRKSQGTRRVNSLRRISPANFTRTTRARILSEVIEQIKSLNNLDVELFKYAKEIFVKEHELMSKKMVSTTKRSIVDLQNVFGEMDDEKLWKLVSVTLMLLLLFLLFLFVNARRRITSKVKNEKDQKQSPYVISDTHSGSSVRRFMFFASCFILYALVAATYAWLAFPPHVGRTDHVSSSSLGCREDNEGSWSIGVYYGDSPFTLKPIETVNVWRNESAAWPVANPVLTCASLTNSGFPSNFVADPFLYVQGNTLYLFFENKNPITMQGDIGVAESTDKGATWKPLGIALDEAWHLSFPFVFNYNGQIYMMPESSQIGELRLYRAVNFPLIWKLEKVILEKPLVDSTIIHHQGNYYLFGSDHSSFGTKKNGQLEIWYSSTPLGPWKPHKRNPIYNGKRNVGARNGGRPFSHDGSLYRVGQDCGENYGKRIIIFKIEALSMDEYREVQVPFDLEASSRPKGENSWNGLRQHHLVVRRLSSGGYIGLADGDRVASGDLFRRVLLGYASLAGAITLVVLLGFLLGIVNCVVPSTWCMNYYYAGKRTDTVLDLESGGFLSDKLRRLCSRLNRVPSFLRGRSPKLGRLGLGLILLVGVLLSCLGIGYIYGGSGAVAPYTFKGHASKFTLVTMTYDARLWNLKMYVSHYSRCASVKEIVVIWNKGPPPDLTELDSAVPVRIRVEKRNSLNNRFNIDPLIKTRAVLELDDDIMMSCDLIEKGFRVWREHPERLVGFYPRYVDGTMTYGGEKFARSREGYNMILTGAAFMDVGFAFGMYQSDKAKLGREFVDEQFNCEDVLLNFLYANASGSAKAVEYVRPSGLVFDTSKFSGVAISGNTNQHYRKRSECLRRFSELYGSLSDRRWEFGGRKDGWDL; encoded by the exons ATGCAAATGAATCATCCTATCTCAAAGCTAGCTCTGGTGTGGTTAACACTTCTCGGCTCAG TTCTTGTCTCCTCCTTTGCGGAGCTCGAGTTTGGTCATTGTGAGAGAGTTGTGAAGAGATGGGCAGATACTTCTACTTCTGGTGAAGAAGATCCTAACAAAGACAAACGCTCGCTTAAGGATCTGCTCTTCTTTCTCCATGTTCCTCGAACTGGAGGCGGAACTTATTTCCACTG TTTCTTGAGGAAGTTGTATGATCACGCTGAGGAATGTCCTCGTTCTTACGACAAGCTCCATTTCGATCCTAG GAAGCAAAAGTGCAAGTTGTTGGCCACTCATGATGATTATAGCTTAATGTCTAAGCTTCCGAGGGAGAGAACCTCGGTTATGACAATAGTCCGGGACCCTGTTGCGCGTGTGTTGAGCACTTATGAATTTTCAGTAGAGGTGGCAGCTAGTTTCTTGGTGCATCCCAATTTGACTTCTGCGACGAGGATGTCTGGCCGCATCCGCAATAATAACGTGATAAGCCCGCTTGACATATGGCCGTGGAAGTACCTTGTTCCATGGATGAGAGAAGACCTCTTTGCTCGG AGAGATGCACGAAAACTCAAGGGAGGAGTTATTATTGAAGACGACAACCCGTATGACATGGAGGAGATGCTGATGCCACTGCACAAGTATCTCGATAACCCTACTGCTCATGATATAATCCACAATGGAGCAACGTTTCAG ATTGCAGGATTGACAAATAATTCCCATTTAGCAGAAGCCCACGAGGTTCGGCATTGTGTGCAGAAATACAAAAACCTCGGTGAGCCTGTTCTCCAAGTGGCCAAG AGAAGGTTAGACAGCATGTTGTATGTTGGATTGACAGAAGAGCATAGAGAATCTGCTTCACTTTTTGCTAATGTAGTGGGTTCTCGGGTGCTTTCTCAAGTGGTTACATCAAATATAACTTCAAAAACTACTAAATCAG AAGCAAGTGTTACTATTCCAGAATCTGGATCAGATAAGAGTGAAATCCAG AATGGTACATCTGAAGTTGCATCCGGTAAGATAGAAGCAAAGAGTGGAAAT ATGACGGTAAAAACTTTGATGGAAGTCTATGAGGGATGCATTACTCATCTAAGAAAGTCCCAAGGAACCAGACGTGTCAACTCCCTGAGGAGAATATCGCCAGCTAATTTTACTAGAACG ACGCGTGCAAGAATTCTTAGCGAGGTCATTGAGCAGATCAAATCGCTTAACAATCTTGATGTGGAGCTTTTCAAGTACGCAAAAGAAATCTTTGTTAAAGAACATGAACTAATGTCAAAGAAGATGGTTTCAACA ACTAAGAGAAGCATTGTTGATCTGCAGAACGTGTTTGGAGAGATGGATGATGAAAAGCTGTGGAAGTTGGTATCAGTGACATTGATGCTCTTACTGCTCTTcctcttgtttctttttgtaaacGCTAGAAGGAGAATAACCTCTAAG gtgaaaaatgaaaaagatcAGAAGCAAAGCCCATACGTCATTTCTGATACTCACAGTGGAAGCTCCGTACGGCGTTTTATGTTCTTCGCTTCATGTTTTATTCTATACGCTTTGGTGGCCGCGACGTACGCATGGCTAGCGTTTCCACCGCATGTCGGACGTACAGATCAtgtgtcttcttcttcgctAGGTTGTCGAGAGGACAATGAGGGTTCCTGGTCCATTGGTGTTTACTATGGCGATTCTCCCTTCACTCTCAAACCTATAGAAACC GTTAACGTGTGGAGGAACGAGAGTGCAGCATGGCCTGTGGCTAACCCTGTTTTAACATGTGCCTCCTTGACCAACTCTGGTTTTCCAAGTAACTTTGTAGCTGACCCATTTCTCTATGTTCAG GGTAATACTCTTTACCTCTTCTTTGAGAATAAAAACCCCATCACAATGCAAGGGGATATAGGAGTTGCAGAAAGTACTGACAAAGGAGCTACTTGGAAGCCTCTTGGTATAGCTTTGGATGAGGCTTggcacttgtctttcccattCGTCTTCAATTACAACGGACAA ATATACATGATGCCGGAGAGCAGCCAGATAGGAGAGCTACGTCTCTACCGTGCAGTTAACTTCCCATTGATCTGGAAACTGGAGAAAGTCATCTTGGAAAAGCCGCTCGTTGATTCAACCATCATCCATCACCAAGGAAACTACTATCTATTCGGATCAGACCATAGTAGCTTCGGGACCAAGAAGAACGGACAGCTTGAGATTTGGTACAGCAGCACACCCCTCGGCCCGTGGAAACCACACAAGAGGAATCCTATCTACAACGGTAAAAGAAACGTCGGGGCAAGAAACGGAGGCAGACCGTTCTCACACGATGGGAGTCTCTACCGTGTCGGTCAAGACTGCGGCGAGAACTACGGGAAAAGGATAATCATATTCAAGATCGAAGCTCTCTCCATGGATGAGTATAGAGAAGTCCAAGTCCCATTTGATCTAGAAGCGTCTTCCCGTCCTAAAGGTGAAAATTCTTGGAACGGACTTAGGCAGCATCATCTCGTAGTGAGACGGTTAAGTTCTGGTGGCTACATTGGTCTCGCTGATGGCGACCGTGTAGCTTCGGGAGATTTGTTTCGTCGTGTTCTTCTCGGATACGCTTCTCTAGCAGGTGCTATTACACTGGTTGTGTTACTAGGGTTTTTGCTTGGGATCGTTAACTGCGTTGTTCCGTCAACATGGTGCATGAACTACTACTACGCGGGAAAAAGAACCGATACGGTTCTGGATTTGGAAAGTGGCGGTTTCTTGTCGGACAAGTTAAGAAGACTGTGTTCTCGGTTAAACCGAGTACCATCTTTTCTAAGAGGACGCAGTCCCAAATTAGGAAGATTAGGACTCGGTTTGATACTCCTTGTAGGAGTTTTACTCTCGTGTCTAGGCATCGGTTACATATACGGTGGAAGCGGAGCTGTTGCGCCTTACACTTTCAAAGGTCATGCATCTAAGTTCACGTTAGTGACTATGACTTACGACGCACGTCTCTGGAACCTGAAAATGTACGTTAGTCATTACTCTCGATGTGCTTCTGTGAAAGAGATCGTTGTCATATGGAACAAAGGACCACCTCCTGACCTAACCGAGCTAGACTCCGCCGTGCCGGTTAGAATCAGAGTCGAGAAGCGGAACTCTCTAAACAACAGGTTCAATATCGACCCGCTGATTAAAACGCGTGCCGTTCTCGAGCTCGACGACGATATAATGATGTCTTGCGATTTGATCGAGAAGGGGTTTAGAGTCTGGCGCGAACATCCGGAGAGACTGGTCGGATTCTACCCGCGTTACGTCGATGGAACCATGACTTACGGCGGTGAGAAGTTCGCGAGGAGTCGTGAGGGATATAATATGATTCTCACGGGAGCTGCGTTTATGGACGTTGGTTTTGCGTTTGGGATGTATCAGTCCGACAAGGCGAAGCTTGGTCGGGAGTTCGTGGACGAGCAGTTTAACTGCGAAGATGTTTTGTTGAATTTCTTGTACGCGAATGCGAGTGGTTCAGCGAAGGCTGTGGAGTATGTGAGACCGTCTGGTTTGGTTTTCGATACTTCGAAGTTTTCTGGTGTGGCGATTAGTGGGAACACGAATCAGCATTACAGGAAGAGAAGCGAGTGTCTACGGAGATTCTCTGAGTTGTACGGTAGTTTGTCTGATCGGAGGTGGGAGTTTGGTGGAAGAAAAGATGGGTGGGATTTGTAG